In a genomic window of Spirosoma agri:
- the eutC gene encoding ethanolamine ammonia-lyase subunit EutC: MNEPKRIVIETDDWQALKAYTAARIALGRTGVSIPLRESLQFKLAHAHAKDAVYSQLDVSGLQAALRSTDLPIYVVRSQALNRDVYLQRPDFGRLLAEESAQRLHESNAPAADISIIIADGLSATAVNTYAASVVNKLVETARKAGYSLAPITLVEQGRVAISDAIGHILRARLVLILIGERPGLSSPDSMGAYLTFAPEPGLTDERRNCLSNIRDQGLPPDVAVSKLMWLIDSAFRLQLTGVFLKDNDGSEPDRLPIG, translated from the coding sequence ATGAACGAACCAAAGCGCATCGTGATCGAAACGGACGACTGGCAAGCGCTGAAAGCCTACACAGCCGCCCGAATTGCGCTTGGCCGAACGGGCGTTTCGATTCCGCTTCGCGAGTCACTTCAGTTTAAGCTCGCCCACGCCCACGCCAAAGATGCCGTTTATTCGCAATTGGATGTCAGTGGTTTACAGGCGGCATTGCGTTCGACTGATCTCCCCATCTACGTGGTCCGTAGCCAGGCCCTTAACCGGGATGTTTATTTGCAACGGCCCGATTTTGGGCGATTACTGGCGGAGGAGTCAGCCCAGCGGCTTCACGAATCGAATGCCCCAGCTGCCGATATCAGTATCATCATCGCCGACGGACTTTCGGCAACTGCGGTTAATACGTATGCCGCTTCAGTAGTCAATAAATTGGTTGAAACGGCCCGAAAGGCGGGCTATTCGCTTGCTCCAATAACGCTGGTCGAACAGGGTCGGGTTGCCATTTCCGACGCGATCGGGCATATACTCCGGGCCCGTCTGGTCCTAATTTTGATCGGTGAACGACCGGGACTAAGTTCACCCGATAGCATGGGTGCTTATCTTACCTTCGCTCCCGAACCCGGCCTGACAGACGAACGCCGAAACTGTTTATCCAATATTCGCGATCAGGGATTACCGCCTGATGTGGCCGTCAGCAAGCTTATGTGGCTCATCGATTCGGCCTTTCGACTGCAACTGACCGGTGTATTCTTGAAAGATAACGATGGGTCGGAACCCGATCGTTTACCAATCGGCTAA
- a CDS encoding ethanolamine ammonia-lyase subunit EutB, giving the protein MTYQCTIRGFMYQFADLKELLAKASPLRSGDVLAGLATERYEERVAAQLVLADVPLPTFLSEVVIPYESDEVTRLIIDTHNAEAFSRISHFTVGDLRDWLLSDDADWPTIQQITPGLTPEMVSAVSKLMRNQDLILVAKKCEVVTRFRNTVGLRGHLSVRLQPNHPVDDAKGIAASMIDGLLYGSGDAMIGINPATDSPATTTRLLHMIDGIRERFSIPTQSCVLSHVTTTLQLIEQGAPVDLVFQSIAGTEKANASFGINLSILQEAHEAGLSLKRGTIGQNLMYFETGQGSALSSNANHGVDQQTCEVRAYAVARQYAPFLVNSVVGFIGPEYLFDGKQIIRAGLEDHFCGKLMGLPMGMDICYTNHAQADQDDMDTLLTLLGVAGINFIMGVPGADDIMLNYQSTSFHDALYLRRVLNLRPAPEFEAWLLSQHIMDTQGNRLSTGLQTQFYTELIGG; this is encoded by the coding sequence ATGACGTATCAATGCACCATCCGGGGATTTATGTACCAATTTGCGGATCTGAAAGAGTTGCTGGCCAAAGCGAGTCCGTTACGGTCGGGGGATGTGCTGGCGGGTCTGGCGACTGAGCGTTACGAAGAGCGCGTTGCCGCCCAGTTGGTACTAGCCGATGTACCCCTGCCAACGTTCCTGAGTGAAGTGGTAATTCCGTATGAATCCGATGAGGTGACCCGCCTGATCATCGATACGCACAACGCAGAAGCGTTTTCCCGAATCAGCCATTTTACCGTTGGCGATCTGCGCGACTGGCTCCTGAGCGACGACGCTGATTGGCCAACGATCCAGCAGATCACGCCCGGTCTGACGCCGGAAATGGTATCAGCGGTATCGAAACTGATGCGTAATCAGGATTTGATACTGGTAGCAAAAAAGTGCGAAGTAGTGACCCGGTTCCGGAATACGGTTGGTCTTCGGGGACATCTGTCGGTTCGATTGCAACCCAACCACCCCGTCGATGATGCCAAAGGCATAGCCGCCAGTATGATCGATGGGCTGCTCTACGGAAGTGGGGATGCCATGATCGGGATCAATCCGGCAACGGACAGTCCGGCAACAACTACGCGCCTGCTACACATGATCGACGGCATCCGGGAACGTTTTTCGATACCAACCCAGAGTTGTGTGTTAAGCCACGTGACAACGACGCTGCAACTGATCGAACAGGGCGCGCCGGTCGATCTGGTTTTCCAGTCGATTGCGGGTACGGAGAAGGCGAACGCCAGTTTCGGTATCAATCTGTCGATTTTGCAGGAAGCGCACGAAGCGGGGTTGTCCCTAAAACGAGGCACGATTGGTCAGAACCTCATGTACTTTGAAACCGGCCAGGGTAGCGCCTTGTCTTCCAACGCAAACCACGGCGTCGATCAGCAAACCTGCGAAGTGCGTGCATACGCGGTAGCCCGCCAGTATGCCCCGTTTCTGGTCAATTCCGTCGTTGGGTTCATTGGTCCCGAATATTTGTTCGATGGTAAGCAGATCATACGGGCCGGGCTCGAAGATCATTTCTGCGGTAAACTGATGGGCTTGCCGATGGGTATGGATATTTGCTACACCAACCACGCCCAGGCTGACCAGGACGACATGGACACGCTCCTAACCCTGTTGGGTGTTGCCGGAATCAACTTTATTATGGGCGTTCCGGGCGCCGACGACATCATGTTGAATTACCAGTCTACGTCTTTCCACGATGCGTTGTACCTGCGCCGGGTGCTGAATCTGCGTCCGGCCCCTGAATTTGAAGCGTGGCTGCTCAGCCAGCATATTATGGATACACAGGGCAATCGCTTATCGACGGGCCTACAAACGCAATTCTACACGGAGTTGATCGGCGGATGA
- the eat gene encoding ethanolamine permease has translation MTDENPGLKKALKPVHLWAIGVGLVISGEYFGWNYGWGVAGTVGLLIATLLITLLYFTFIFSFTELTTSIPNAGGPFAYALKAFGPLGALVAGYATLIEFLFATPAIALALGSYMHFLYPSIPVIVASVVSYVLFTVINLLGIKEAAWFSLIMTLLAIAELLLFIGVVAPEFKLANFLHNPMPFGWSGVFAALPFAIWLYVCLEGVAMVAEEVKNEKNAIAKGYISALLTLTILALAVMICVGGIAEWEKLASLDYPLPESIALVLGRDNPLTKLFASVGLFGLVASFHGIIISYSRQIFALARSGYLPTVLSKVSPRQQVPYWALLVGAVLGILALFLLDTSKLVILSTIGAVVVYIVSMLALFKLRRSDPTLPRPFKAPFYPVFPAIALILALVTLAAMLYFYGWLCLLFFAGLVVIIVLFYAFGKHRKPRELLQI, from the coding sequence ATGACCGACGAAAACCCTGGACTAAAGAAAGCGTTGAAACCGGTTCACCTGTGGGCGATTGGTGTTGGGCTGGTCATATCCGGGGAATATTTCGGCTGGAATTACGGCTGGGGCGTAGCAGGCACCGTTGGGCTTCTAATCGCGACGCTGCTGATTACGCTGCTTTACTTTACGTTTATTTTCAGCTTCACCGAGCTAACCACCTCGATTCCCAACGCGGGCGGACCGTTTGCCTACGCGCTGAAAGCATTCGGTCCGTTGGGAGCACTAGTGGCTGGCTATGCCACGCTGATTGAATTCCTGTTTGCGACACCCGCCATTGCGCTGGCACTGGGAAGTTACATGCACTTTCTGTATCCCTCCATTCCGGTAATCGTCGCGTCGGTGGTGTCGTACGTTTTGTTTACCGTGATCAATTTGCTCGGCATCAAAGAAGCCGCCTGGTTCTCGCTGATCATGACGTTGCTGGCCATCGCCGAACTTCTACTCTTTATCGGTGTGGTCGCACCGGAGTTCAAGCTAGCTAACTTTCTGCACAATCCTATGCCGTTCGGCTGGTCGGGCGTCTTCGCGGCTCTGCCGTTTGCGATCTGGCTTTACGTGTGTCTGGAAGGAGTCGCGATGGTAGCCGAAGAAGTGAAGAACGAAAAAAACGCCATTGCCAAAGGGTATATCTCGGCCCTGCTGACGCTGACAATACTGGCGTTAGCGGTTATGATCTGCGTTGGCGGTATTGCCGAATGGGAGAAACTGGCCTCCCTCGACTATCCCTTACCCGAATCCATTGCGCTGGTCCTGGGTCGTGATAATCCGTTGACAAAGCTGTTCGCCAGCGTTGGTCTGTTCGGGCTGGTTGCCTCCTTTCACGGTATTATTATCAGTTATTCTAGACAGATTTTTGCACTGGCCCGCAGTGGTTATTTACCGACAGTACTATCCAAGGTTAGTCCCCGCCAGCAGGTTCCGTACTGGGCGTTGCTCGTCGGTGCCGTTTTAGGGATTCTGGCGCTTTTTTTACTCGATACGAGCAAGCTGGTCATTCTATCGACCATTGGGGCTGTCGTCGTATACATCGTCAGTATGTTAGCCCTGTTCAAGCTACGCCGGAGTGACCCGACCCTGCCCCGGCCCTTCAAAGCCCCTTTTTATCCGGTTTTTCCGGCCATTGCACTCATCCTGGCCCTTGTGACGCTGGCGGCCATGCTCTATTTTTATGGGTGGCTGTGTCTATTATTTTTCGCGGGACTGGTCGTGATCATTGTTCTCTTTTACGCCTTCGGCAAACACCGCAAGCCCCGCGAACTGCTGCAAATCTGA
- a CDS encoding phosphocholine-specific phospholipase C, translating into MDSRREFLKKAALLSSAAGFSGMLPASIQKAFAIDPQPGTTYLDAEHVVILMQENRSFDHTYGSLQGVRGFNDPRAIDLPNKNKVWLQTNAANETYAPFRLNMRDTKATWMSSLPHSWENQVDARNDGKFDRWLDAKKSGNKEYANMPLTLGYYNREDLPFYYALADAFTVCDQNFCSSLTGTTPNRLFFWTGTLRDPTNPAAIANVRNENVDYEAEVNWTTFPERLEDQSISWKIYQNEISLPTGLQGEEDGWLGNFTDNPIEWFSQHKVRFHPTYYPFIQQQAKVIPERIQALEAKLKTLTESDKEYARTKSDLANQQHFQQLIQADLVNYTPEKFSQLSQREKNLCEKAFTTNVNDPDYHTLSTLSYQDGATKREVKVPKGDVLHQFRADVKDKKLPTVSWLVAPENFSDHPSAPWYGAWYISEVMDILTQNPDVWKKTIFILAYDENDGYFDHVPPFVPAHPDQPETGLTSKGIDTRLEFVTQEQESKRKNPGRSGPIGLGFRVPLVIASPWSRGGYVCSEVFDHTSTLQFLEKFLSHKTGKKIEEPNINAWRRTICGDLTSAFRPYQGDKIKLPAFVAKDAFIEGIHKAQFNPVPTGYKAFSPDEIRQINLDPLDSAHLPRQEKGIRPANALPYELYADGHTTDQHFTLTMAAKNDVFGKQAAGAPFQVYQMLDNDTAVRSYTVAPGDQLRDTWPLNAPYHLRVYGPNGFLREFKGEAGNPPVTISCAYERDLKNQFTGNVLVTINNTDPQRAYSVQLKDNAYHTKGEQKTLDKAGTKGARTIILVNLKNSYNWYDFSVLIGGFASFEQRYTGRVETGKAGYSDPLMGQTIA; encoded by the coding sequence ATGGATTCCAGACGTGAGTTTTTGAAGAAAGCAGCCCTTTTATCGAGTGCTGCGGGATTTTCGGGGATGCTGCCCGCTTCCATCCAGAAAGCGTTTGCCATTGATCCGCAACCCGGCACAACCTACCTGGATGCCGAACATGTGGTTATTCTGATGCAGGAAAATCGCTCGTTCGATCATACCTACGGAAGCCTTCAGGGTGTTCGGGGCTTCAATGACCCCAGAGCCATCGACTTGCCCAACAAAAACAAAGTCTGGCTCCAGACCAACGCGGCCAACGAAACCTACGCGCCCTTCCGGCTGAACATGCGGGATACGAAAGCCACCTGGATGAGCTCGCTGCCCCACTCCTGGGAGAACCAGGTGGACGCGCGTAACGACGGTAAGTTCGACAGGTGGCTGGATGCCAAAAAATCAGGCAACAAGGAATACGCCAACATGCCCCTGACTTTGGGGTACTACAATCGGGAAGACCTTCCCTTTTACTACGCCCTCGCCGATGCGTTTACCGTCTGCGATCAGAATTTCTGTTCGTCCCTGACGGGTACAACCCCAAACCGCCTGTTTTTCTGGACAGGTACGCTCCGCGATCCAACCAATCCGGCTGCTATAGCCAATGTCCGCAACGAGAACGTGGATTATGAAGCAGAAGTAAACTGGACCACCTTTCCCGAACGGCTAGAAGATCAGAGCATTTCCTGGAAGATTTACCAGAACGAGATCAGCCTGCCCACCGGATTACAGGGTGAAGAAGACGGCTGGCTGGGTAATTTCACCGACAACCCCATCGAATGGTTTTCGCAGCATAAAGTCCGGTTCCATCCTACTTACTATCCATTCATTCAGCAGCAGGCGAAAGTTATACCCGAACGAATTCAGGCGCTGGAAGCAAAGCTTAAAACGCTGACCGAAAGCGATAAGGAGTACGCCCGAACAAAAAGCGATCTGGCCAATCAGCAGCATTTCCAGCAGCTTATTCAGGCTGATCTGGTAAACTATACACCAGAAAAATTCAGTCAACTGTCGCAGCGGGAGAAGAACCTCTGCGAAAAAGCGTTTACCACCAACGTCAATGACCCCGATTACCATACCCTGTCTACGTTATCGTACCAGGATGGCGCGACAAAACGGGAGGTCAAGGTGCCCAAAGGGGACGTATTGCACCAGTTCCGGGCCGATGTCAAGGACAAAAAACTACCTACCGTTTCGTGGCTGGTCGCACCCGAAAATTTCTCCGATCACCCGTCCGCGCCCTGGTACGGGGCCTGGTACATTTCGGAGGTGATGGACATCCTGACCCAAAACCCGGACGTCTGGAAGAAAACCATTTTCATACTCGCCTACGATGAAAACGACGGCTATTTCGACCACGTTCCGCCATTCGTTCCGGCTCATCCTGACCAGCCTGAAACCGGTTTGACCAGCAAGGGCATCGATACGCGGCTGGAATTTGTTACGCAAGAACAGGAAAGTAAACGCAAGAATCCGGGTCGATCGGGGCCGATCGGGCTCGGATTTCGGGTGCCGCTGGTGATCGCGTCGCCCTGGAGCCGGGGTGGTTATGTATGCTCAGAGGTATTTGACCACACCTCGACGCTTCAGTTTCTGGAAAAATTCCTGAGCCATAAAACAGGCAAAAAAATCGAAGAGCCAAATATCAACGCGTGGCGTCGTACCATTTGCGGTGATCTCACGTCCGCTTTTCGGCCTTACCAGGGTGACAAGATCAAGCTGCCCGCTTTTGTTGCCAAAGATGCCTTTATCGAAGGAATTCACAAAGCTCAGTTCAACCCCGTCCCGACGGGTTACAAGGCATTTTCGCCGGACGAAATTCGACAGATCAATCTCGATCCGCTAGACTCGGCCCACCTGCCCCGTCAGGAGAAAGGGATTCGACCGGCCAACGCTCTGCCCTATGAACTATACGCCGATGGTCACACCACAGACCAGCACTTCACGCTGACGATGGCGGCCAAAAACGACGTCTTTGGCAAACAGGCGGCTGGCGCCCCTTTCCAGGTTTATCAGATGCTGGACAACGATACCGCCGTTCGTTCCTATACCGTTGCCCCCGGCGACCAACTGCGTGATACCTGGCCACTCAACGCTCCGTACCACCTGCGCGTGTACGGACCCAATGGGTTCCTGCGCGAGTTTAAGGGCGAAGCAGGCAACCCACCCGTTACGATTTCCTGCGCTTATGAACGCGATCTCAAAAACCAGTTTACGGGTAACGTACTTGTGACAATCAACAATACCGATCCGCAACGCGCCTATTCAGTCCAGCTTAAAGACAATGCCTACCACACGAAAGGCGAGCAAAAGACGCTGGACAAAGCCGGTACGAAAGGGGCTCGAACAATAATCCTGGTGAACCTGAAAAACAGTTATAACTGGTACGACTTCAGCGTTTTGATCGGTGGTTTCGCGTCCTTTGAACAACGGTACACCGGGCGTGTGGAGACGGGAAAAGCAGGCTACAGCGACCCACTGATGGGCCAAACAATCGCCTGA
- a CDS encoding glutamine synthetase beta-grasp domain-containing protein, translating into MAKSKLEYIWLDGYEPTQSLRSKTKIEADFSGSLEDCPMWSFDGSSTGQAEGGSSDCLLKPVYVCPDPQRKNAYLVMCEVLNADGTPHVTNGRATIEDDDNDFWFGFEQEYFLWDTAIDKPLGFPEEGFPTRPQGPYYCSVGAQNAFGRNIVEEHLDVCLDAGLNVEGINAEVATGQWEFQIFAKGAKDAGDQIWVARYLLERIGESYDVAINWHCKPLGATDWNGSGMHANFSNTALRTSGSKEVYDKICQSFAPADVIKAHIAVYGADNEQRLTGKHETQSIDQFSYGISDRGASIRIPIATVERGWKGWLEDRRPNSAADPYKVAAVIIKTVKSAEVLEEA; encoded by the coding sequence ATGGCAAAGTCGAAGTTAGAGTACATTTGGCTCGATGGCTACGAGCCCACTCAAAGCCTGCGTTCCAAAACTAAAATTGAAGCTGATTTTTCGGGTAGCCTCGAAGATTGCCCTATGTGGTCATTCGACGGATCGTCGACCGGACAAGCTGAAGGTGGTTCATCGGACTGCTTGCTGAAGCCCGTTTACGTCTGCCCTGATCCGCAGCGCAAGAATGCCTATCTGGTTATGTGTGAAGTATTGAATGCTGATGGCACACCGCACGTAACGAATGGCCGCGCTACCATCGAAGATGACGATAATGATTTCTGGTTTGGTTTCGAGCAGGAGTATTTCCTGTGGGATACCGCCATCGATAAGCCACTAGGTTTCCCCGAAGAAGGGTTCCCAACCCGTCCACAAGGACCGTATTACTGCTCAGTTGGTGCACAAAACGCATTTGGTCGTAACATCGTTGAAGAACACCTCGATGTGTGCCTCGATGCGGGTCTGAATGTAGAAGGGATCAATGCCGAAGTAGCTACGGGTCAGTGGGAATTCCAGATCTTCGCGAAAGGCGCGAAAGACGCTGGTGACCAGATTTGGGTAGCCCGTTACCTCTTGGAGCGCATCGGTGAGTCGTACGACGTAGCCATCAACTGGCATTGCAAACCGCTGGGCGCTACCGACTGGAACGGCTCGGGTATGCACGCAAACTTCTCGAATACGGCACTTCGTACATCGGGTAGCAAAGAAGTTTATGACAAAATCTGCCAGTCGTTCGCCCCTGCCGACGTCATCAAAGCACACATCGCGGTTTATGGTGCTGACAACGAGCAACGCCTGACTGGTAAACACGAAACGCAGTCGATCGACCAGTTCTCGTACGGTATCTCTGACCGGGGTGCTTCGATCCGTATCCCGATCGCTACGGTAGAACGCGGCTGGAAGGGCTGGCTCGAAGATCGTCGCCCGAATTCGGCTGCCGATCCATATAAAGTAGCAGCTGTCATTATCAAAACCGTTAAATCGGCGGAGGTACTGGAAGAGGCTTAG
- a CDS encoding glutamine synthetase III family protein, with protein sequence MSNFRFKALEIAQSRQALLVAAPTERVADFFGSNTFNNEVMRTLLSPEAYLKVTEAIQTNGQIDRAIADEVAGAMKSWATAKGATHYTHWFQPLTGETAEKHDAFFDITVEGKAIEKFKGGALVQQEPDASSFPNGGLRNTFEARGYTGWDPSSPAFLMDNGAGGKTLCIPSVFIAYTGEALDYKTPLLKAINALDKAATAVCQYFDRNISKVTPTLGPEQEYFVVDRALFYARPDLVLAGRTVFGHAPARGQQLDDHYFGSIPPRINAFMVDFEFESMKLGMPVRTRHNEVAPGQFEVAPTFEEVNLAVDHNALLMDLMDKIAEKHNLKVLFHEKPFAGINGSGKHNNWSMGTNTGVNLLAPSTKPKESLRFITFLVNVVKAVHDNADMLRASIASAGNEYRLGANEAPPAIVSVFLGESLTQALNDLETKSEITVNKGDNVYYKLGLNRIPSLMRDNTDRNRTSPFAFTGNKFEFRAVGSSANSASTMTVLNAIVADQLNKFKTDVDDRLAKGEKKELAIVDILKEYYANSKRILFEGNGYSDEWVEEAASRGLSNIKSSPEALRVYMQPESLALFERTGVMNHAEVESRYEIELEKYIKNVQIESRVMGDLAMNHVVSTALKYQNNLAGTARNLVELGMTAEAEPVKAILREISTRVMVIKKGVEAMIDSRKKANNVTDTAERAKLYATEVKGHFDGIRYEVDKLEEIVDDEDWPLVKYRELLFVK encoded by the coding sequence ATGTCAAATTTTCGCTTTAAGGCCCTTGAGATTGCACAAAGCCGTCAGGCTTTGCTGGTAGCTGCACCTACCGAGCGCGTTGCCGATTTCTTCGGCAGCAACACGTTCAACAATGAGGTGATGCGAACGCTTCTTTCGCCGGAAGCTTATCTTAAGGTGACGGAGGCCATCCAGACCAACGGGCAGATTGACCGGGCGATCGCCGATGAGGTAGCTGGAGCCATGAAGTCATGGGCAACCGCCAAAGGAGCAACCCACTATACCCACTGGTTTCAGCCGTTGACGGGTGAAACGGCGGAGAAACACGATGCGTTCTTCGATATTACGGTCGAGGGAAAAGCAATCGAAAAATTTAAAGGCGGAGCGCTGGTGCAGCAGGAACCCGATGCGTCGTCGTTTCCAAACGGAGGGTTGCGAAATACGTTCGAGGCACGGGGATACACCGGCTGGGACCCTTCGTCACCGGCTTTTCTGATGGACAACGGCGCTGGTGGCAAAACGCTCTGCATTCCGTCGGTCTTCATCGCCTACACCGGCGAAGCCCTTGATTATAAGACGCCACTGCTCAAAGCAATCAATGCCCTCGATAAAGCAGCCACGGCGGTTTGTCAGTACTTCGATCGGAACATTTCGAAGGTTACCCCAACGCTGGGACCGGAACAGGAATACTTCGTGGTAGACCGCGCCCTGTTCTACGCCCGTCCCGATCTCGTGCTGGCTGGCCGGACCGTATTTGGTCACGCACCCGCTCGCGGACAGCAGTTGGACGATCATTATTTCGGCTCGATTCCGCCACGGATTAACGCGTTCATGGTCGATTTTGAGTTCGAATCCATGAAGCTTGGTATGCCCGTCCGGACGAGACACAACGAAGTGGCACCGGGCCAGTTCGAGGTTGCTCCGACGTTCGAAGAGGTGAACCTGGCCGTTGATCACAACGCGCTGCTGATGGACCTGATGGACAAAATAGCGGAGAAACACAATCTGAAAGTGTTGTTCCACGAAAAACCATTTGCGGGTATCAACGGCAGCGGTAAGCACAACAACTGGTCGATGGGGACGAATACGGGCGTTAACCTGCTGGCTCCGAGTACAAAACCAAAAGAAAGCCTGCGATTTATCACCTTTCTGGTCAACGTTGTCAAAGCGGTTCACGACAACGCCGATATGTTGCGGGCCAGTATCGCATCCGCCGGTAACGAGTATCGCCTTGGTGCCAATGAAGCTCCTCCGGCCATCGTTTCTGTGTTTCTGGGTGAGTCTTTGACGCAGGCGCTCAACGATCTGGAGACTAAATCGGAGATCACGGTGAACAAGGGCGATAACGTTTATTACAAACTGGGTCTTAACCGAATTCCTAGCCTGATGCGCGACAATACCGACCGCAACCGAACCTCACCGTTTGCGTTTACGGGTAATAAGTTTGAATTCCGGGCGGTGGGTAGTTCGGCTAATTCGGCATCGACCATGACGGTGCTGAACGCGATCGTTGCCGACCAGCTGAACAAATTCAAAACCGATGTCGATGACCGGCTGGCGAAAGGGGAGAAGAAAGAATTGGCCATCGTGGATATTCTGAAAGAGTATTATGCCAACAGCAAGCGCATTCTCTTCGAAGGAAACGGCTACTCCGACGAATGGGTCGAGGAAGCGGCTAGTCGTGGCCTGTCAAATATCAAATCATCACCGGAGGCACTCCGGGTCTATATGCAGCCCGAATCGCTGGCGCTCTTCGAACGAACGGGTGTCATGAACCACGCGGAAGTGGAATCGCGCTACGAAATTGAACTTGAGAAGTACATCAAGAACGTGCAGATCGAATCGCGGGTGATGGGGGATCTGGCCATGAACCACGTTGTGTCGACCGCGCTCAAGTATCAGAATAATCTGGCCGGAACAGCCCGAAACCTGGTTGAGCTGGGGATGACCGCCGAAGCGGAACCCGTAAAGGCTATTCTGCGGGAAATTTCGACCCGCGTGATGGTCATTAAAAAAGGCGTTGAAGCCATGATCGATTCACGCAAAAAAGCGAATAACGTCACCGACACCGCCGAACGGGCCAAACTATACGCCACGGAGGTTAAGGGTCACTTCGATGGCATTCGCTATGAAGTGGACAAGCTGGAGGAGATTGTCGATGATGAAGACTGGCCACTGGTGAAGTACCGCGAGCTGTTGTTCGTGAAGTAG
- a CDS encoding ROK family transcriptional regulator, which yields MYPAISIDEDSTVSQSVVDYKKKQKQRDILAHLYAEGTCTLANLAKLVHSSVPSVTSLVEDLINNQWVTSIGMAMGNNGRRPTLFGLDTSHRYVVVLDVSTHDTKLLVMNTSREIVFRRDYDLRLEDNPTFLTTLVHHYTATLAESGIKTADITAVGISMPGLVDARRGINLTYKNLGPSTASLPQWFSDQLNVPVYLINDTKATVLGESRFGGAKGKKQVLAINIDWGVGLGIIVNGEVFQGTSGFAGELGHIQIDPDGELCYCGKIGCLNTVTSASALVRRVQRDIGNGQVSKLAVFRDRVEQIDIDELIQAANQGDSYAIDVLHETGFQLGKGLAIAISLFNPEMIIVDGVLTKAAAFILNTIEQSISKYCLSDFRNDLTIEITQLNGTARWLGTHAFMMEAIFATL from the coding sequence ATGTATCCAGCTATTTCTATTGACGAAGATTCTACCGTTTCTCAGTCCGTTGTGGACTACAAAAAAAAACAAAAACAGCGCGATATACTGGCGCACCTCTATGCCGAAGGAACCTGCACGCTGGCTAATCTAGCCAAACTAGTACACAGCAGCGTACCCTCCGTGACCAGTCTGGTCGAAGATTTGATTAATAATCAGTGGGTAACGTCTATCGGTATGGCGATGGGTAACAACGGGCGTCGGCCCACGTTATTCGGTCTGGACACGAGTCATCGGTATGTGGTCGTTCTGGATGTCAGCACGCACGACACCAAGTTATTGGTCATGAACACGTCGCGCGAGATCGTCTTTCGTCGCGATTACGATCTCCGCCTGGAAGATAACCCGACCTTTCTGACGACACTCGTTCATCATTATACAGCGACGCTGGCCGAGTCAGGCATTAAGACTGCCGACATTACAGCGGTTGGCATATCAATGCCCGGTTTGGTCGATGCCCGGCGGGGAATAAACCTGACCTACAAAAATCTGGGACCGTCGACGGCTTCACTTCCTCAGTGGTTTTCGGACCAGCTCAACGTACCCGTGTACCTGATAAACGATACCAAAGCTACGGTCCTTGGCGAAAGCCGATTTGGCGGTGCGAAGGGCAAAAAGCAGGTACTGGCGATCAATATTGACTGGGGTGTTGGTCTGGGAATCATCGTGAACGGCGAAGTTTTTCAGGGTACCAGCGGCTTTGCCGGTGAGCTTGGACACATTCAGATTGACCCGGATGGCGAACTGTGCTATTGCGGCAAAATAGGCTGTCTGAACACAGTTACGTCGGCATCGGCGCTCGTACGGCGTGTGCAGCGAGACATCGGGAACGGTCAGGTGTCTAAACTGGCCGTTTTTCGGGACCGCGTCGAGCAGATCGACATCGATGAATTGATCCAGGCGGCCAATCAGGGCGATTCATACGCCATTGATGTGCTGCATGAAACGGGTTTTCAGCTGGGCAAAGGATTAGCCATTGCCATTAGTCTGTTCAATCCCGAAATGATCATTGTCGATGGCGTGCTGACGAAAGCAGCCGCTTTTATCCTGAACACTATTGAACAGTCTATCAGTAAATACTGTCTGAGCGACTTTCGGAACGATCTGACTATCGAGATAACCCAGCTGAACGGAACCGCACGATGGCTGGGCACACATGCGTTCATGATGGAAGCCATTTTTGCTACCTTATAA